A window of Nocardia arthritidis genomic DNA:
TCAATGTCGACGCCCGCGACCAAGGCCGCGCCCCCGTAATCCGAGAGTTGGCGATACGACTGCTCGATCCGCACACGGGCGACTTCGACACCGTCGGCGGTCGATGGGCCGGCCGCGGTCTCGAGTGGGGCCTCGAGCCCGGCCTCGCGTTGCTGCGACTGGCCGACCGCGACCTCAAGGGGCTGGTCGACGCGGAAACCAGCCCGGAAATCCGCGACAGCCTCGACACCCACCCTCTGGTCCATTTCGACCTGTCCGCCCTGCCGACCGACGGGCCCGCACTGCGGGTCGTGATGACCGTGATCAACACCTGGCTGGCCAACCGGCTCGCCGCCCGCTCCTCGCGCTTCGCCCAAACCATTCTCGTGGTCGAAGAAGGCTGGCACGTCGCCCAGGGCAGCACCGGCGAGGTGTTCCAGACGAACATGAAACTGTCCCGCGGGCTCGGTCTGTGCACCGTCTCGGCATTCCACCACATCAGCGACCTGCCGACAGACTCACCGGCGCGGGCACTTATGCAGGAAGCCTCGATCGTCGTGCTCATGGGGCAAGGCCGCGAAGACGACGTCCGCGAAACCTGCCGCATGTACCGGCTCCCACCGGGCACCGAGGAAACCCTGATGCGCCTGGGCCGCGGCCAAGCCCTGGTCAAAATCGGACGCCGCGACCCATTCCTGTTGCAGCACATCCGATCCCCGCTGGAGGTCGAACTCACCGACACCGATCGCGCGGTGAAAGGGGTTTCCGCAGCATGACCACCCAACGACCGCTACCCAATCCCATCCGCATGGAACCGGTCCTTCCGGCCGGGGTCGTGCTCGGCCTGCACATCGTCTGCGGCGGGTTCGTCGCCGTGTTCGGCGGCGGGGCCCTTTCTGCGTTGCTGTGTCTGCGCGGCCCTGCCGCTCCTGGCTGGCATGAACTCACCCCTACGCTGGCCCGGCTGACCGAACACTGGAGTGATCCCGCCGCCGCGTGGCCAGCCGACCCGCGACCCGGCCCCGCCTGGCTGACGTGGATCTGCATGATCCTCGTTGCCATCGCCTGGTGCAGCGCAGTGGCGATCGTCGGCGCCGAAATCGACTCCCGCCGCCGTCACCGCCGCCGCCGTGTCGGGCTGGCAACCCGTGGTGACCTGCGCCGGATCGGACTCGACCCGCACACGGCCGCCCGCAAATCCGCCGCCGAGTTCCCCGAACAAGCACGGCGCGAGCCGCGCTGGCATCGACGGAGGTGGCGGCGATGAACCTCCGCAATCGACTCCGTCGACGGCCGGTAGCGCCGGACCGGCTGACCGTCCGGGTCGGGGTCCTGGCTACCGATCCCCGATCATGGGTATGCCTGTCACCTCGCGACGGCGTCATCGTCTACGGCCCCACCGGATCCGGCAAGACCTGGCGGCTGGCGTACCAGCGTGTGTGCGACGCACCCGGATTCGTCGCCGCCACCTCGACCAAAACCGATCTGATGGCGTCGACGTTCCTCGACCGTGCAAGGCAGGGCCGCATCGCGGTGTTCGACCCCGAAGATCTCTCGGGATGGCCCGGGAAAATCCGATGGTCACTGCTGTCCGGCTGCGCGGACCCCGACGTAGCGATCCGCCGCGCCGAAGCGCTCACCAAAGCGATGCCGCTGGAAGGCACCAAGAACGGCGGCTACTTCGAATCCAAAGCCGCCACCCTGCTGCGCTGCTACCTCCACGCCGCCGCCCTCGACGACCGCTCGATTCGCGACGTTCGCGTCTGGGTGCCCAGCCGCACCAATCGCACTGCGGTCGACATCCTCGGCGCCCACCTCCCCGATTGGGCCGCCGAACTCGAACAGATCCTGGGCTCCAGCTCCGAATCCAGCGACGACGTCCT
This region includes:
- a CDS encoding ATP/GTP-binding protein, with translation MAQHAEQPRRSVPRRRRLLDRYGWYEQRPEGAWTTTRQAEALNLATSRRSSRHEGVVAGLNIVSGELEILDPFALYGDAISGINVCVIGDIGQGKSALIKTAFGLRQLVADRQVVVLDKKPQSGRGEYTPIARTLGAASIRFRAGGGGACVNLLDPAISTGGEHVGGLSGIVPAGQEALVLAVLADSMGRELDEREKSAVGLALELVNVDARDQGRAPVIRELAIRLLDPHTGDFDTVGGRWAGRGLEWGLEPGLALLRLADRDLKGLVDAETSPEIRDSLDTHPLVHFDLSALPTDGPALRVVMTVINTWLANRLAARSSRFAQTILVVEEGWHVAQGSTGEVFQTNMKLSRGLGLCTVSAFHHISDLPTDSPARALMQEASIVVLMGQGREDDVRETCRMYRLPPGTEETLMRLGRGQALVKIGRRDPFLLQHIRSPLEVELTDTDRAVKGVSAA